The Virgibacillus phasianinus genome includes a window with the following:
- a CDS encoding cold-shock protein, which translates to MSFSRGPKEPVPEVETDVWKCTSDDCQGWMRESFSFEEEPKCPLCQSSMEKEKRMLPELK; encoded by the coding sequence ATGTCTTTTTCTCGCGGTCCAAAAGAGCCAGTACCTGAAGTAGAAACGGATGTATGGAAGTGCACCAGTGATGACTGCCAGGGATGGATGAGGGAGTCATTTAGCTTTGAAGAAGAGCCAAAATGTCCACTTTGCCAATCATCTATGGAAAAGGAAAAACGTATGCTGCCCGAATTAAAATAA
- a CDS encoding pyridoxal-phosphate dependent enzyme → MAEKPVGLREIWMARTRISSVTQKTPLLYSAELSEIAGTSVSLKLENLNVSGSFKIRGAANKILSLTSEEREHGVTTFSTGNFGMSVAYIAKKLGIDATICISKRVPKAKVDALHQSGAQIEIYGDSQDEAEQRSYQLEKEQGITVIHPFDDPFIIAGQGTIGLELLEDLPEIDTVIGGLSGGGLHSGLGVALKKTDPAIRVIGMSTAKGATMYESIQAGRPIQVEEHDTLADSLLGGIGLNNRYTFDMVQQYVNEISLIDEDEIAKGMAFMLDKHRMAIEGAAASGIGAILNKKVQLGSSVAVIISGSSVDTSVVLDIANRYRNPN, encoded by the coding sequence ATGGCAGAAAAACCTGTTGGTCTTCGTGAAATATGGATGGCCCGAACGCGGATTTCTTCCGTGACACAAAAGACACCACTATTATATTCCGCGGAACTGTCCGAAATTGCGGGTACATCGGTATCTTTAAAACTGGAAAATCTGAATGTAAGCGGTTCGTTTAAAATCAGGGGGGCAGCAAATAAAATCCTTAGTCTAACTTCAGAAGAGCGGGAGCATGGTGTGACAACGTTCTCTACGGGTAACTTTGGTATGAGTGTCGCGTATATTGCCAAAAAGCTGGGAATCGATGCAACGATTTGTATTTCTAAACGGGTCCCTAAAGCAAAGGTAGATGCATTACATCAATCGGGAGCACAAATAGAAATATACGGTGATTCACAGGATGAGGCCGAACAGCGCAGCTATCAGTTGGAAAAGGAACAGGGAATCACTGTTATTCATCCATTTGATGATCCATTTATTATTGCTGGGCAAGGTACGATAGGGCTTGAATTGCTGGAGGATTTACCTGAAATTGATACAGTTATTGGCGGGTTATCTGGAGGTGGCCTGCATTCGGGACTTGGTGTTGCACTAAAAAAAACCGACCCAGCGATTCGCGTCATTGGTATGTCAACGGCAAAGGGTGCAACCATGTATGAAAGTATTCAGGCGGGCAGGCCGATTCAGGTGGAGGAGCACGACACTCTGGCTGATAGTTTATTAGGCGGAATTGGCCTGAATAACCGCTACACATTTGATATGGTTCAGCAGTATGTCAATGAAATTAGTTTGATAGATGAGGATGAAATTGCCAAGGGGATGGCCTTTATGCTGGATAAGCACCGTATGGCCATTGAGGGGGCAGCGGCCTCCGGAATTGGTGCAATCCTAAATAAAAAGGTTCAGCTTGGTTCAAGTGTCGCGGTGATCATCAGTGGCAGCAGTGTCGATACATCTGTAGTGCTGGACATTGCGAATCGATATAGAAACCCGAATTAG
- the gabT gene encoding 4-aminobutyrate--2-oxoglutarate transaminase — MNKKFANVHTQLPGPKAKKLIDRRHDVVPQGVSYGIPTFVDSAKGALLQDVDGNRFIDFAGAIGTINVGHSHDTVSAALHDQIDRYIHTGFNVMMYDPYIEFAEKLAALAPGYSKKKVMFLNSGAEAVENAVKIARKYTNRQAIVSFSGGFHGRTLMAMSLTGKVRPYKYEYGPFAPEIYRAPFPYAYRRPESMSNEEYTNHMLKQVEDFFITEVDPSLVAAFIMEPVQGESGFIIPDKAFVQGVYELCKKHGILFIADEIQTGFGRTGKYFAMEHYGVEPDLITISKSMAAGLPISGVIGREEIMDQARPGELGGTYCGSPLGCRAGLAVLEVMEKENLNKQAELIGQRVMNKFKEMYDQFNEIGDFRGLGAMCALEFVKDRKSKTPDKALTDQILKEAHQRGLIALKAGVFDNVIRLLMPLVITIEQLDEGLNILEEAIESVLVGEKTK; from the coding sequence ATGAACAAAAAGTTTGCTAATGTTCATACGCAATTACCTGGTCCAAAAGCGAAGAAGTTAATTGACCGCAGACATGATGTGGTGCCTCAAGGGGTTAGCTATGGTATTCCGACATTTGTTGACTCAGCAAAAGGGGCCTTGCTCCAGGATGTTGATGGAAACAGGTTCATTGATTTTGCTGGGGCAATTGGAACGATTAATGTTGGGCATAGTCACGATACAGTGTCTGCAGCACTGCATGATCAAATTGATCGTTACATCCATACTGGTTTCAATGTTATGATGTATGATCCCTATATCGAATTTGCTGAGAAATTAGCGGCGCTTGCCCCAGGCTATTCCAAAAAGAAAGTGATGTTTTTAAACAGTGGTGCTGAAGCTGTGGAAAATGCGGTGAAAATTGCTCGTAAATATACAAACCGCCAAGCAATTGTGTCATTCTCCGGTGGATTTCATGGCCGAACATTGATGGCGATGTCATTAACGGGTAAGGTGCGACCATATAAATATGAATATGGACCGTTTGCCCCGGAAATTTACCGTGCACCATTTCCATATGCATACCGGCGTCCTGAATCAATGAGTAATGAGGAATATACGAACCATATGCTAAAACAGGTGGAGGACTTTTTCATAACGGAAGTTGATCCCAGTTTAGTAGCAGCCTTCATTATGGAGCCAGTACAGGGTGAAAGCGGGTTCATCATCCCTGATAAAGCATTCGTGCAGGGTGTATATGAACTGTGTAAAAAACACGGAATCCTGTTTATTGCCGATGAGATCCAAACTGGGTTTGGGCGTACGGGTAAATACTTTGCCATGGAACACTATGGTGTAGAACCAGACCTGATTACCATTTCCAAGTCAATGGCTGCGGGATTGCCAATTAGTGGAGTGATTGGCCGGGAAGAAATCATGGATCAGGCACGACCGGGAGAACTTGGTGGAACGTATTGCGGCAGCCCGCTTGGATGTCGCGCTGGGCTTGCTGTACTGGAGGTAATGGAAAAAGAGAACCTAAACAAACAGGCAGAATTGATTGGTCAACGAGTTATGAACAAATTCAAGGAGATGTACGATCAATTTAACGAGATTGGTGACTTCAGAGGACTTGGCGCAATGTGCGCACTTGAATTCGTTAAGGATCGAAAAAGTAAAACGCCAGATAAAGCTTTAACTGACCAGATTTTAAAAGAAGCACATCAACGGGGGCTTATTGCTCTGAAAGCTGGTGTATTTGATAATGTAATTCGCTTGTTGATGCCACTTGTAATAACTATCGAACAGCTGGATGAAGGATTGAACATCCTGGAAGAAGCGATTGAATCCGTTCTTGTTGGAGAAAAAACGAAATAA
- the adh gene encoding aldehyde dehydrogenase produces MQYANPNTDGAKVEFKDRYDNFIGGEYKPPVSGKYFENVSPVTGKVFCEIARSTKEDVEAAVDAGHAAAEKWGQTSVAERSNILNKIADRMEANLETLAVAETWDNGKAVRETLAADIPLAIDHFRYFAGAIRAQEGGLSQIDNDTVAYHFHEPLGVVGQIIPWNFPILMATWKLAPALAAGNCVVLKPAEQTPASIHVLLDLIKDLLPAGVLNIVNGFGVEAGKPLASNSRIAKIAFTGETTTGRLIMQYASENIIPVTLELGGKSPNIFFEDVMDKDDGFLDKAIEGLVMFALNQGEVCTCPSRALVHESIYDEFMQRAVERVKQIKIGHPLDTDTMMGAQASQEQLEKIQSYLDIGKQEGAEVLVGGNTNKLAGDMENGYYVEPTIFKGNNKMRIFQEEIFGPVLSVTTFKDQEEAMEIANDTLYGLGAGVWTRNINTAYRFGRGIQAGRVWTNCYHQYPAHAAFGGYKKSGIGRENHLMMLDHYQQTKNLLISYSEDVAGLF; encoded by the coding sequence ATGCAATACGCAAATCCAAACACTGATGGGGCAAAAGTAGAATTTAAGGATCGGTACGATAACTTTATTGGAGGAGAATACAAGCCGCCTGTAAGTGGTAAATATTTTGAAAATGTTAGTCCGGTTACTGGAAAGGTATTTTGTGAAATTGCTAGATCTACGAAAGAAGATGTGGAGGCGGCAGTTGATGCTGGGCATGCCGCGGCGGAAAAGTGGGGACAGACTTCGGTAGCGGAACGTTCGAATATTTTAAATAAAATCGCTGATAGAATGGAAGCCAATCTGGAAACACTCGCTGTCGCGGAAACATGGGATAATGGAAAAGCGGTTCGGGAAACATTAGCTGCGGACATTCCATTGGCTATTGATCATTTTCGTTATTTTGCTGGGGCAATTCGTGCCCAAGAAGGCGGATTAAGTCAAATTGATAATGATACAGTAGCGTATCATTTTCATGAGCCGTTAGGTGTTGTGGGGCAAATCATTCCCTGGAATTTCCCGATATTAATGGCTACATGGAAATTAGCTCCAGCACTCGCAGCAGGGAATTGTGTAGTATTAAAACCTGCAGAACAAACTCCTGCATCGATTCATGTGCTACTTGATCTGATTAAAGATCTCCTGCCAGCTGGTGTACTTAATATTGTTAATGGATTTGGTGTAGAAGCTGGGAAGCCACTTGCGTCCAATAGTCGAATTGCCAAAATTGCGTTCACCGGGGAAACTACCACTGGTCGATTAATCATGCAATATGCTTCCGAAAATATTATTCCGGTAACCCTTGAACTTGGTGGGAAGTCACCGAATATTTTCTTTGAGGATGTTATGGATAAGGACGATGGATTTTTGGATAAGGCAATTGAGGGCCTTGTCATGTTTGCGCTAAACCAGGGGGAAGTTTGTACATGTCCTTCCAGGGCACTTGTTCACGAATCCATCTATGATGAATTCATGCAACGTGCAGTGGAGCGGGTTAAACAAATTAAAATCGGTCACCCGCTTGATACTGATACAATGATGGGTGCTCAAGCATCACAGGAGCAACTTGAAAAAATTCAATCCTATCTGGATATTGGAAAACAGGAAGGTGCTGAAGTCCTTGTTGGCGGAAACACCAATAAATTAGCTGGGGATATGGAAAACGGTTATTATGTTGAACCAACTATTTTCAAAGGAAATAATAAAATGCGTATTTTCCAAGAAGAAATTTTTGGACCGGTATTATCCGTGACGACATTCAAGGATCAAGAGGAAGCTATGGAAATTGCTAATGATACGCTATATGGATTGGGGGCAGGTGTCTGGACGCGTAATATCAATACAGCATATCGATTTGGACGCGGAATTCAGGCTGGGCGTGTGTGGACGAATTGCTATCATCAATATCCAGCACATGCTGCGTTTGGTGGATATAAGAAATCTGGTATTGGCCGTGAAAATCATTTAATGATGCTTGATCACTATCAACAAACGAAGAACCTGCTTATAAGTTATTCGGAGGATGTTGCTGGTTTATTTTAA
- a CDS encoding tartrate dehydrogenase → MKHIKIALIPGDGIGPEVIAEGVKVLKAIEKMDSDISFSFTTFPYGCEYYLENGRMMDEDGIEKLKEFDAIYLGAVGYPGVPDHISLRDLLLRIRKEFDQYVNLRPISLLNPSLTPLKSRTEEDIDMLVIRENSEGEYAGAGDWLFPGKPEEVVLQTGVFSRKGTERIIRYAYEEARKSNRSLTSISKGNALNYSMVFWDSVFEEVGKEYPDVKTFSYLVDAASLYFVSNPERFEVVVTSNLFGDIVTDIGAAITGGLGFATGANINPEKAFPSMFEPVHGSAPDIAGKGIANPIAVIWSVSQMLDFFGESNWGKAVLTTIKDLLREKDYHTKEIGGSASTRQVGNRFVEKLIKSMSP, encoded by the coding sequence ATGAAACATATCAAGATTGCGTTAATACCTGGTGATGGTATTGGACCAGAGGTTATAGCTGAAGGAGTTAAGGTGCTAAAAGCGATTGAAAAGATGGATTCTGACATTTCATTTTCTTTCACAACATTTCCCTACGGATGTGAGTATTATCTTGAAAACGGTCGAATGATGGACGAAGATGGCATTGAAAAGTTGAAAGAATTTGATGCCATTTATTTGGGTGCAGTTGGTTATCCTGGGGTTCCTGATCATATTTCACTGCGGGACCTCCTTTTGAGAATCAGAAAAGAATTTGATCAGTATGTAAATTTGCGTCCGATTTCACTCCTAAATCCGTCGTTAACGCCTTTAAAATCGAGAACGGAAGAGGATATAGACATGCTTGTTATCCGCGAAAATAGTGAAGGGGAGTACGCGGGTGCGGGGGACTGGCTGTTTCCAGGAAAGCCTGAAGAGGTTGTGCTGCAAACAGGTGTATTTTCCCGTAAAGGGACAGAGCGGATTATTCGTTATGCTTATGAGGAAGCACGCAAGTCGAACAGGTCTTTAACAAGCATTAGTAAAGGAAATGCCTTAAATTATTCGATGGTTTTTTGGGACAGTGTTTTTGAAGAGGTAGGAAAAGAATATCCGGATGTGAAGACTTTCTCTTACCTTGTTGATGCTGCCAGCCTTTATTTTGTTTCAAATCCTGAGAGATTTGAGGTTGTTGTCACCTCCAATCTATTCGGTGATATAGTTACCGATATCGGTGCAGCAATAACGGGAGGACTTGGTTTTGCCACAGGTGCGAATATCAATCCGGAGAAAGCATTTCCTTCCATGTTTGAACCTGTACATGGATCCGCTCCGGATATAGCTGGGAAAGGCATTGCTAATCCAATTGCGGTAATTTGGTCTGTCAGCCAAATGCTGGATTTTTTTGGTGAATCAAACTGGGGCAAAGCAGTTCTAACTACGATTAAAGACTTACTTAGGGAAAAGGATTATCACACGAAAGAGATAGGCGGGAGTGCTTCAACAAGGCAGGTGGGAAATCGATTTGTTGAAAAACTGATTAAATCCATGAGTCCATAA
- a CDS encoding NAD-dependent succinate-semialdehyde dehydrogenase, whose protein sequence is MNEVKTKNYLMSINGEWVGEELDLLKVSNPANGQIVGSVPNGGEKEANLAVEAAHRAFQTWSKTTAYERANHLKRLHQLMLENQEELAQIMTLEMGKPINESRGEVNYAASFIEWFAEEGKRIYGETIPSHTSGKRLQVWKKPIGVVAAITPWNFPAAMLTRKIGPALAAGCTVIMKPSGESPLTAVKLMELCEEAGFPKGVVNLITGSSSKIAKAIMDDARVRKITFTGSTEVGKILIRQSANQVKRLSLELGGHAPMIVLDDANVDVAVKGVMASKFRNAGQTCICANRIYVQASIYDTFVAKFAEAVEELKVGNGVDESVDIGPLINQAGLDKVNHHVQDAITKGATILTGGKSITSDGGVFFAPTVIKDVDQSMVVMQEETFGPVAPVQKIASEEEAVKLANDTPYGLAAYVFTENVARGTRVIEQLNFGIVGWNDGAPSAAQVPFGGMKESGIGREGGHEGIDAFVESQYVSIGLE, encoded by the coding sequence ATGAATGAGGTAAAAACAAAAAACTATCTAATGAGTATAAATGGGGAATGGGTCGGGGAGGAACTCGATCTGCTCAAAGTTAGCAACCCAGCAAATGGGCAGATTGTTGGTTCAGTTCCAAACGGTGGTGAAAAGGAGGCTAATCTAGCAGTTGAGGCAGCGCACAGGGCTTTTCAGACCTGGTCGAAAACGACTGCCTATGAACGGGCAAATCATCTAAAACGACTTCATCAGCTCATGCTGGAAAACCAGGAGGAATTAGCACAAATTATGACCTTGGAAATGGGTAAACCAATCAATGAATCCCGGGGCGAAGTCAATTACGCTGCCTCCTTTATCGAATGGTTTGCTGAGGAAGGGAAGCGCATTTATGGTGAAACGATTCCTTCTCACACCTCAGGTAAGCGCTTGCAGGTATGGAAGAAGCCAATTGGTGTTGTAGCAGCAATCACACCATGGAATTTCCCGGCAGCGATGTTAACAAGAAAAATAGGTCCAGCGTTAGCTGCCGGCTGTACAGTTATCATGAAGCCGTCGGGTGAAAGTCCATTGACAGCAGTTAAATTGATGGAGCTGTGCGAAGAGGCAGGATTTCCAAAGGGTGTCGTTAACTTAATTACAGGTTCTTCATCAAAGATCGCTAAAGCGATTATGGATGATGCAAGAGTACGAAAAATCACATTTACAGGATCAACAGAAGTTGGAAAAATTTTAATCAGACAAAGTGCTAATCAAGTAAAACGATTATCTCTAGAGCTTGGCGGGCATGCGCCCATGATTGTTTTGGATGATGCCAATGTCGATGTAGCGGTTAAAGGCGTGATGGCTTCGAAATTCAGAAATGCAGGCCAAACATGTATATGTGCGAACCGTATTTATGTTCAAGCTAGCATATATGATACGTTTGTTGCCAAGTTTGCTGAAGCCGTCGAGGAATTAAAAGTTGGAAATGGTGTCGATGAATCGGTCGATATTGGACCATTAATTAATCAGGCAGGTCTGGATAAGGTGAATCACCATGTACAGGATGCTATTACGAAAGGAGCAACCATTTTAACTGGAGGTAAATCAATAACCAGTGATGGTGGCGTATTCTTTGCCCCAACAGTGATTAAAGATGTCGATCAATCGATGGTAGTAATGCAGGAAGAAACATTTGGTCCTGTGGCACCTGTGCAAAAGATTGCATCAGAAGAAGAAGCGGTTAAATTAGCAAATGATACACCATACGGCTTAGCTGCTTATGTCTTTACGGAAAACGTTGCCAGAGGTACACGTGTTATTGAACAGCTCAACTTCGGAATTGTTGGCTGGAATGATGGGGCTCCTTCAGCTGCGCAAGTTCCATTCGGTGGTATGAAGGAAAGTGGTATTGGACGTGAAGGGGGACACGAAGGAATTGACGCCTTCGTAGAGTCACAATATGTTTCAATTGGGTTGGAATAA
- a CDS encoding M20 metallopeptidase family protein has translation MRADAMFAQLVQWRRRLHANPELSFQEVETARYVAQILKTIPGMRIEVGVGLPTAVVGTLSSGSGPTIAIRADMDALPILEENDHDFRSHNEGVMHACGHDAHITIGLGTASLLSTCFQNREIQGTVKFLFQPAEEKADENGSTGAPYMIQAGVLAEVDCVIALHMSPEDQLGEVRVHDGYSMANVDVFEATVHGTGSHGAYPHLGTDPIWMLGPVLQALHGIVARRVSPLEAAVISIGSIKSGTASNVIPSEVTLNGTIRSYHPDVRKVLHIEMERAFSIITNLGGEYELTITPEDPSLKNSPEVNLLIKDAINAVYPDFTVIDTPFGLGGEDFAHMTQVVPGAMFFLGCAVNDGKIRDLHTPLFDIDEKVLPVGVSILTEAVTRFLADQILPE, from the coding sequence ATGCGGGCAGATGCTATGTTTGCACAGTTGGTTCAATGGCGACGCAGGCTCCATGCAAATCCTGAGTTAAGCTTTCAAGAAGTGGAGACAGCTCGGTATGTTGCCCAGATTTTAAAGACTATCCCCGGTATGCGGATAGAGGTGGGAGTAGGCCTTCCGACAGCCGTAGTTGGGACACTTTCTTCTGGCAGCGGCCCGACAATAGCAATTCGGGCAGATATGGACGCGCTGCCAATCCTGGAGGAAAATGATCATGATTTCAGATCCCATAATGAAGGTGTTATGCATGCCTGTGGCCATGATGCGCATATAACGATTGGGCTTGGAACTGCTAGTTTACTAAGTACATGTTTTCAAAACAGGGAAATTCAGGGAACGGTTAAATTTCTGTTTCAGCCCGCAGAAGAAAAAGCAGATGAAAACGGTTCAACAGGTGCACCATATATGATTCAAGCCGGAGTGTTAGCAGAAGTAGATTGTGTTATTGCACTCCATATGAGCCCCGAGGACCAGCTCGGTGAAGTACGCGTTCATGACGGTTATAGCATGGCGAATGTCGACGTGTTTGAAGCCACGGTTCATGGAACAGGCAGTCATGGGGCGTATCCTCATCTTGGGACAGATCCTATTTGGATGCTTGGTCCAGTATTACAGGCCTTGCATGGAATTGTAGCACGGCGTGTATCACCGCTCGAAGCAGCTGTCATTAGCATAGGCAGTATCAAGTCAGGTACAGCCAGTAATGTGATCCCATCTGAAGTTACACTAAATGGAACAATTCGCAGTTACCATCCCGATGTCCGAAAAGTGTTGCATATAGAAATGGAAAGAGCTTTCTCCATCATTACCAATCTAGGTGGCGAATATGAATTAACAATTACACCTGAAGACCCTTCATTAAAAAACAGTCCGGAAGTAAATCTCCTAATAAAGGATGCAATTAACGCTGTTTACCCAGACTTTACCGTGATAGATACTCCATTTGGTCTGGGGGGAGAGGATTTTGCTCATATGACCCAGGTTGTTCCAGGAGCAATGTTTTTCCTTGGCTGTGCAGTAAATGATGGGAAAATCAGGGATCTTCATACACCGCTTTTTGATATTGATGAGAAGGTGTTACCTGTTGGCGTATCAATTTTGACAGAAGCGGTCACTCGTTTTCTGGCGGATCAGATACTACCAGAATAA
- a CDS encoding DUF779 domain-containing protein has protein sequence MVERVTATNEALHLIETLKEMHGDLMFHQSGGCCDGSSPMCYPRGEFRTGESDVLLGEIGETPFYMAKDQYEYWKHTQIIVDAIDGRGGMFSLEGPEGKRFLTRSRVFTEEERAELAK, from the coding sequence TTGGTTGAGCGGGTTACTGCCACAAATGAAGCGTTACATCTCATTGAAACGTTAAAGGAAATGCATGGCGATTTAATGTTTCATCAATCTGGCGGCTGTTGTGATGGCAGTTCACCGATGTGTTATCCAAGAGGTGAATTCCGAACGGGTGAATCAGATGTACTGCTTGGCGAAATAGGGGAAACCCCATTTTATATGGCAAAAGATCAATATGAGTATTGGAAACATACACAGATTATCGTTGATGCCATTGATGGCCGTGGTGGGATGTTTTCATTGGAGGGGCCAGAAGGAAAACGATTTTTGACAAGATCACGTGTTTTTACAGAGGAAGAACGGGCAGAATTAGCCAAATAG
- the dat gene encoding D-amino-acid transaminase: MLTKMLYNDRIVERESLINIEDRGYQFGDGIYEVIGVYDGEPLMLDEHMERLERSAREVRLNLPSAISDLKNKLVDLVAANGLGEGIIYMQVSRGAAPRWHEFPNHDVSPVTVAYTRAEERMTDVENEGAFAILAEDIRWLRCDIKTLNLLPNVLAKQMAVENNAIEAILHRNGTVTEASASNVFIVKGGQLYTHPSNNFILNGITRKKVFQLCDALNLKINEVTYSTDELLDADEVFITATKLDVVPILKIDDHVIGLGKPGKITRRILQEFRSLYLDK, translated from the coding sequence ATGTTGACTAAAATGTTATATAATGACCGAATTGTTGAACGGGAAAGCCTGATTAATATTGAGGACCGAGGCTACCAATTCGGTGATGGGATCTATGAGGTTATCGGAGTCTACGACGGGGAACCACTCATGCTGGATGAACATATGGAGCGCTTGGAAAGAAGTGCCCGAGAGGTTAGACTAAACTTGCCGAGTGCAATTTCAGATTTGAAAAATAAGCTAGTAGATTTAGTAGCAGCCAATGGGTTGGGGGAAGGGATTATATATATGCAGGTTTCCAGGGGGGCTGCCCCTAGGTGGCATGAATTTCCTAATCATGATGTCTCTCCAGTAACGGTTGCCTATACAAGAGCAGAAGAACGAATGACAGATGTTGAGAACGAGGGTGCTTTTGCAATACTTGCAGAGGACATTCGCTGGCTGCGGTGTGATATTAAGACACTTAATTTGCTCCCGAATGTACTCGCTAAACAAATGGCAGTCGAAAATAATGCAATTGAAGCGATTCTTCATCGCAATGGAACTGTAACGGAAGCAAGTGCATCAAACGTCTTTATCGTTAAAGGCGGTCAATTGTATACACATCCATCGAACAATTTTATTCTAAACGGCATAACAAGGAAAAAAGTATTTCAATTGTGCGATGCACTTAATTTGAAAATAAATGAGGTAACATATTCAACTGACGAATTGTTAGATGCAGACGAAGTTTTTATAACCGCAACAAAGCTTGATGTCGTACCAATTTTAAAAATTGATGATCATGTGATTGGGTTAGGAAAGCCAGGAAAAATAACAAGGAGGATTTTGCAGGAGTTTCGTTCACTTTATCTTGATAAATGA
- the alr gene encoding alanine racemase: MLHSVSLESHSPTVAEVDLTAFKENTQKLKKHVEKSMLLAVVKTNAYGHGIIPIGHEAVNAGADRLGVTTVEEGAMLRESGISAPIHILSSVIPEQAVDIVSYRLTASISSRKLARAISEEATKQGQHIPVHLKLDTGLHRFGVDPHDVVDFCNTCYHLQGLYWEGIYTHFSSADEGDWQLTEQQYTLFMETVIKLNKQGFNFPVRHVGGSTITIERKDMHLEMVRPGLALFGYHPVQRQQGIIKLKPVMKIKSQLLHVREIPANTPVGYGGSYVTSTKEKIAIVPIGHGDGYQRLLSNKGEMLVKGKRVKIVGTISLDQTLINVTGIPDISSGDEVILLGRQGDEEISARDIANWIHSVVDEVLASLMERVRREYV; this comes from the coding sequence TTGTTACATTCAGTGTCCTTGGAATCACATAGTCCGACTGTGGCGGAAGTAGACCTGACTGCTTTTAAAGAAAATACCCAGAAGCTAAAAAAGCATGTTGAAAAGAGCATGCTTTTAGCTGTTGTCAAAACAAATGCTTATGGACATGGTATCATTCCAATTGGTCATGAAGCTGTTAATGCTGGGGCAGATCGACTTGGTGTTACAACTGTTGAAGAAGGTGCAATGCTTCGTGAAAGTGGCATTTCAGCACCTATTCACATTCTTAGTTCCGTTATACCAGAGCAAGCGGTTGATATTGTTTCATACAGGTTAACGGCATCCATTTCGTCCAGAAAGCTGGCACGGGCAATTAGTGAGGAGGCAACAAAGCAAGGTCAACACATTCCGGTACATTTGAAATTAGATACGGGCCTTCATCGATTTGGTGTTGACCCACATGATGTGGTCGATTTCTGTAATACATGCTATCACTTACAAGGTTTGTACTGGGAAGGGATATATACCCATTTTTCAAGTGCAGACGAAGGTGATTGGCAATTGACTGAACAGCAGTATACCCTGTTTATGGAAACAGTCATAAAGTTAAATAAACAGGGTTTTAATTTTCCTGTTCGCCATGTTGGTGGATCAACAATTACGATTGAAAGAAAGGATATGCATCTTGAAATGGTACGGCCAGGGCTTGCTTTATTTGGGTATCATCCCGTACAACGTCAGCAGGGTATTATTAAATTAAAACCGGTTATGAAAATAAAATCCCAGCTCCTGCATGTTCGTGAGATTCCCGCCAATACACCAGTTGGATACGGAGGAAGTTATGTTACTTCAACAAAGGAGAAAATAGCAATTGTCCCGATTGGCCATGGTGATGGTTATCAACGGTTGCTGTCAAATAAAGGGGAAATGCTTGTAAAAGGAAAGAGAGTCAAAATAGTTGGTACAATTTCACTTGATCAGACGTTGATTAATGTCACAGGTATACCAGATATTAGTTCGGGTGATGAAGTAATTCTGCTTGGCAGGCAGGGCGATGAGGAAATTTCAGCACGTGATATAGCAAATTGGATTCATAGTGTTGTCGATGAAGTATTGGCAAGTTTAATGGAGCGGGTTAGGAGGGAGTATGTCTAA